A genomic window from Lotus japonicus ecotype B-129 chromosome 1, LjGifu_v1.2 includes:
- the LOC130725286 gene encoding uncharacterized protein LOC130725286 — MGFLGSGGCGSVLEMELMAIFHGLRVTWDKGFRRVLCSSDSLLAVSLIRNPPSSFHVHAVIIACIRAMLSRPWMVRLEHTLREGNACVDYMAKAGALQDHRFALVQEPPPDLVLLLLADARGISFIRR; from the coding sequence ATGGGATTCTTGGGTAGTGGTGGCTGTGGATCGGTTCTGGAGATGGAGCTCATGGCTATCTTCCACGGGTTGAGGGTGACTTGGGACAAGGGGTTCCGTCGAGTGCTTTGCTCGTCGGACTCTTTGCTTGCAGTGTCCTTGATTCGGAACCCTCCTTCGAGTTTTCATGTGCATGCAGTGATCATTGCCTGCATCCGTGCCATGTTGAGTCGCCCGTGGATGGTTCGCCTTGAACATACTCTCCGGGAAGGGAACGCTTGTGTAGACTACATGGCTAAAGCAGGAGCTTTGCAGGATCATCGTTTTGCTTTGGTTCAAGAGCCTCCGCCGGACTTGGTCTTGCTTCTGTTAGCCGATGCGAGAGGCATTTCGTTTATTAGGCGCTAG